The Panthera uncia isolate 11264 unplaced genomic scaffold, Puncia_PCG_1.0 HiC_scaffold_2585, whole genome shotgun sequence DNA window TATCCTGTCTTATATCTTCATCCTTCGAGCAGTTCTACGTCTCTCCTCTCAGGAGGCCCGTTACAAGGCCTTTGGGACATGTGTGTCTCACATAGGTGCTATCTTAGCTTTCTACACACCTGTGGTCATCTCCTCAGTCATGCACCGTGTGGCTCGCCAGGCTGCCCCTCATGTCCACATACTCTTTGCTAATTTCTATCTGCTCTTCCCACCCATGATTAATCCCATCATCTATGGTGTCAACACCAAGCAGATTCGCAAGCGAGCCTTAGGACTATTCTCAAGAAAGGATGTATAAATGGAGAGTTAGGGACAGGTGGAAAAAGAGTGGGACAGACTGAATGctgaactgggggtgggggtatgaTAGGAAGTGGAGGGATGCCAGTTTAGTTCTTTCCTGGTATAATGAAAAAACTTAATGATGTCCTGAAACTCAGTCACCAGTCTGATCAGGACTCATGGGGCTGTATTCTTTGGTTGCCTTTGAATTCAAAGGCTGACTGCTGACTTTGCTGCCTTCTCAAAGAGCCCACTCTATTAGGAGGCTTGACAAAGGCTTGACCCACTCTCCTCTTGGTAACATCATCTAAAGACAAAAAGATGCTTTCAAGTTCATTTAATAAGACTGTGAGAATCTGAGTTTCTATTCAGAGCCACTGGGATCATGAGCTGGGAAAGACCAACATTTCATCTGAGACAAGAGTACTTATACAGTTTGAAAGTTGATGTCCAGTATCTAGCTAAACATTACCAGTTTTGGGGAACTCAATCTTCCTGGGCTATAGGTTCCAAGTCAGACAATTTtgcttgttaaaatttatttcttcagttgAGTCAGCCTATGTATTCTTTGACCTATTTTGACCTCTATATTCTCATGGCCAATCTCTGAGTAAAACATGTCCCCTGCCATTTCTTTACACATCATGCAACTCTTTGCACACAGATCTAGCTTATGTTTTCACCAAGAATGtgaattctttattcattcaataatccAGTCACAAAACATTATTGAGTCCTAAATCTGTGCTGGGAATACATATTAAGGTGGGGGTGCTGCACTTATGTCTATGTCCTAAGACAAAGGAGGAAATGCTAAACATAATAGGTTGTCTCTGACCTGCCCATCACAAGGCTCAGTATCATGAAAGACATAGGTAGGCAAAATAGACAGGAGATGGGGATATTGAcctgtattctctttcttttcttctatccaATGCAAACTTACATGCTAGAAAATTTCCTTAATGTTAATCCTGACAACTAGAATTTGTGTGTGATCATATAGGCCCTCATACACCATCTTCCACAAAtgcattcttctatttttatcttgTGAGTCCCTTGTTTCCTCAGACTACTCTTTAGAAATTATATATCTCTATCTTATTCTGCCTTAATTTCTGTCTCTGGGTCTACATATATATCTAGACATATTATTTAGCTTTGAAAGAATCTGAGCCTATGTCAGGTGGGGTATGGACGGATGGAAGTTTCAAAGAGGGGAGACTGTAGCACGAACCCAGGGTCTTATGCTTGGTTCACATCTCTGCTTTTATAATTCCCTCTgacaccaaaacacacacacacacacacacacacacacacacacacacggaaatgATATTCTAcctttagtttctattttgttaaaaCCTCTCGTTTCTTCTGAGCATAGTTGGTACAGGTGGAAagcttaaaaactgaaaatactaaaaacacaGTGTATAACTTGAAAGAAGCTATTTCCAAACAGAGGTCTTCTTATCCTTCTGATGACTTACATGAGGAATGTCACCAGCCTGTAGATCTTACCCATCCCCAATGAGGAAAGAATGGCTTGGCTTCCATTATAAGTCCAATATTACAAAGATCCCACAGCCAGGTATTCTAATATCAGAACCACCAGGATTAGTCAGAAACAAGTTATATcttaaaatgggtaaaagaaTTACCCCTCTAAAATTCTAGtactaatgaaaatattcttcaacaATGAAGATGAAAGAACAAGTGTTACTAACAAAAACTGATGGAATGTGTCAATATTAGGCCTGCactaaaagcaaaactaaaagtagTCCTTTAGGCTGAAGGAAAATGAGCCAGGTAGAAACATAGAATTGCAGGAGGAATTGAACAGAAAAGCtaaatatgtggataaatataaataaatattggctgaacaaaagacagaaaagcaaatgGAATTGAGCTGAAATGTTCTAATATTCTACTAGTGACCTTCAACATAGTTATTTAAGCTATGGCCATTCCCTACTCCATGTGCTTTTTATCCCTGCATCCATGACATTAGGTTTTATCCCTTCAGAATGGAGTCAAGGGGCAAAATAAGGTACTTTGTTCCTTCACACCCTGTCTACTTTATCTGGCTCTTGTCTGGATGTTTTGACTATAAGCTATAGTCAGTCACTCTATTAAGCCTGTCACCTCAGCCTCCTGGCCATGGCTCTAGATCCCTGTTTCCTACAAACATGACACATATAACTGAATAGTATGTCCTCATTCTATCATCAGCTTTCTCTCAAtccaaagtggattttttttctgtctcacctGAAATTTGCCCCTGATGTTAGCTTTTCCCACATTAGTATTTAGGTTAGTTTCCCTTCGTATAGTCTATCTCCTCAGCCTTGCTGAGCTTGGCTAAGTTCCAAATTTAAAGGTGTTATGTAGAAATCTCATTTTGTTTCAACATCCTAGGAGATCATCCATCATAAGGAGAGCTCAGTACACACCCAGAAGCCAACAGTTAGGAAAGATAAAGTTAGATCCAGTATACTTCTGTCAAAAGGAACTATGTATAGTTGGGGTATAGAGCTCtgagattgcttttattttattttttaatttttttaaacgtttatttatttttgagacagagagagacagagcatgaacaggggaggagcagagagagagggagacacagaatctgaaacaggctccaggctctgagctgtcagcacagagcccaacgtggggctcgaactcacggacagtgagatcatgacctgagccgaagtcggacgcttaaccgaccaagccacccaggcgcccctctgagattgcttttaaaacatataacctaccaaaactaaatcatggagaaatagaaaaccaaagcagaCCCATAAGTAGTGTAGAGATTAAGTTAGTCATAAAAAATCTCCCATTAAAGAAAAACCCAGTAACAGAGG harbors:
- the LOC125917849 gene encoding olfactory receptor 52K2-like gives rise to the protein LITRIGMAAVTRAVTLMTPLPFLLRRFHYCRGPLIAHCYCEHMAVVRLACGDTRFNNIYGIAVAMFIVVLDLLFVILSYIFILRAVLRLSSQEARYKAFGTCVSHIGAILAFYTPVVISSVMHRVARQAAPHVHILFANFYLLFPPMINPIIYGVNTKQIRKRALGLFSRKDV